Below is a genomic region from Rhizobium sp. 9140.
CCGTCATCCTCGCGGCTTGTCCCTAGGATCTGCCGCACATGCCATTGGCGTAAACCCGTCTTTCACGTCCCGGATCCTCGGGACAAGGCCAGAGGATGACGGTGGGGGAGGAGCTGGATGGTCAGACAGGTGTCGGCAGCTTTCCGGTCGGCCGTCAGGGCAGGGCTTGCCCGTTACAACCCCGGCAGCGACGGCAGGTCCGCAAAACCCTGCAGCGTTGTGATCAGCCGGGTGTGGTCGTAGGGCTTGGGGAAGAACACGGCCCGGTCCGGCAATTGGGCTGCCGCATTGGTCACGGCGCCGGAGGTGATGATGATCTCGATCGGCGGCCAGCGGTCGCGGATGGCGGCAGCGAGCTTCAGGCCGTCCATGCTGCCGGGCATGTCGATGTCGGTAAAGACGATGCGGATATCGAGCCGCGTTTCCAGAAGATGCACGGCCTCGTCGGCGCTGCCGGCCTCCACGACCGTGAAGCCGGCGTCCTCGATCAGGTCCACCGCCATCATCCGCAGCAGCGGCTCATCCTCCACCACCAGGACGACGGAGGGGGAATCCGGTTGTCTAGACTGTCCCATGCCTCAGCCTCCCCGGCATACGTCCGCAACCGGTGCCGGGGCGCCGTGCGGAAAAAGGGGAAAGACGAGACATGCCATCATGGATCAGGATACGGTGTGGAAAAGTTGCGTTGTTCTTTTGTGAAGCGGCCCGGCAGGGCAAGCAAGCGCTTTAACGTTCAGGCGGTCTTTTTCATGCCCGGGTCATGTATGAGGGCGGCATCCTGTCGCTGTGCCGCTCATGCCGGCACGCTTCCATTGCGCACCGCGAGAAGGAACAACCTGGGGAAGCGCAGCAGGACCCGTCCGTCGGCCAGCGGCGGGTAGGCGGCGCGGATGCGCGTCCGATAGCGGGCGAGAAAGGCCTGACGGCGTTCGTCCGGCAGCGGCGCAAGATAAGGGCGCAGGCCGGTGCC
It encodes:
- a CDS encoding response regulator, with the translated sequence MGQSRQPDSPSVVLVVEDEPLLRMMAVDLIEDAGFTVVEAGSADEAVHLLETRLDIRIVFTDIDMPGSMDGLKLAAAIRDRWPPIEIIITSGAVTNAAAQLPDRAVFFPKPYDHTRLITTLQGFADLPSLPGL